GGTTGAGGAAAGCCATGAAGGCAGCGTAGTGGTGCATCGCCTGGTACGCATCGGTCTGGGTGGCAAGCGCGAAGTATTGGTCGAGGGTGCCGATTTCTACGCTGCGCCGGTGGCCGACCCTAGTGGCCAGCGTCTGGGCTGGATCGAGTGGGATCGCCCGCATCAGCCCTGGGTCGCCACGCGCCTGTGCCAGCGTGAGTCGGGCGAACGTACCCGCGTGCTGGCCGGTGAGGCGGGTGATCGATCTCTGCAGCAGCCGCGTTTCGATGCGCAGGGACGGTTATGGGTGTTGAGCGACCAGGCCGGCTGGTGGCAGCCCTGGTGTGTCGATAGCGAAGCGAACCCGCAGGGTGATCCCTACGATCATGCATCCGCGCCCTGGCAATTGGGTAGCCGCACCTATCTGCCGCTGGAGAATGACGAGCTGCTACTGACGCGTTTCGAGCAGGGAGTAGGGTGCGCCGTGCGTACCAATTCTTTGAATGCCGATACCGTTGGTGCGCACAGTGCATCCTACGAACGGCGTCTGGCTGAAGACTTCACCCGCTTCCGCTCCCTGGCTGCCGACAGCGAATATTTCTACTGCATCGCTGCCGCATCGGATCGCCTGCCGGCGGTGCTTGCCATTCGCCGCAGCGATGACAGCGTGCGGATACTGGCCGGTGGTGAGCAGCCGTTAGCTGAAGAGCAGCTGTCACGGCCTCAGCCATTCAGCTGCACGGTGGGTGAGGGCGAACATTGCCATGGTTTTTTCTATGCGCCGATTGATAGGGCCGAGTGCCCGCCGCTGGTGATCTTCCTCCACGGCGGGCCAACCTCGGCCTGCTACCCGGTGTTCGATTCGCGTATCGCCTTCTGGACGCTGCGCCGCTTCGCCGTGCTCGATCTCAACTACCGTGGCAGCAGTGGCTACGGTCGCGACTACCGCTTGCGTCTGGCTGGCGAGTGGGGCGAGCTGGAAGTCGAGGACATCCGCGCCGCCATCGACGCACTGGCCGGTGATGGCCGTATCGATGCGCAACGTGTGTTTGTGCGCGGTGGTAGCGCTGGCGGCTTCAGCGCGCTGCGTGCTCTGGCCGAGTTACCGCAGTTACGTGGTGGTGCGAGCCTCTATGGTGTCAGCGACCCGCTGGCGTTGCGCCGGCTGACGCACAAGTTCGAGGCCGATTACCTCGACTGGCTGATCGGCGACCCCGAGCAGGATGCCGAGCGCTACCGGGAGCGCACGCCGCTGTTGCAGGCCGAACGGATCAGGGCGCCGGTGATTTTCTTCCAGGGCGCGCTGGATGCGGTGGTGGTGCCGAGCCAGACCGAAAGCATGGTCGAGGCGCTGCTTCAGCGCGGTTTGCCGGTGCAATACCACCTGTTCGCCGAGGAACGCCACGGTTTCCGTCAGGCTACCAATCTGGCCGAAGCACTGCGTGCCGAGCATGCCTTCTATCAGCATCTGAGCTGATCGCAGGTCGCATTGCATAAACCGGGCAATGCAGTAGGCTGATCGCCATTCCATAACAAGAAATTTCAGGCCGTTGTATGAGCCACGATTTGAATCAGCTGCGAAAGTTCGTTTCCCCCGAGATCATCTTTGGTGCCGGCTCCCGGCATAACGTCGGCAACTACGCCAAGACCTTCGGCGCGCGCAAGGTGCTGATCGTCTCCGATCCCGGTGTGGTTGCCGCTGGCTGGGCCGGCGATGTCGAGGCCAGCCTGCAGGCCCAGGGCATTGCCTACTGCCTGTACACCAGGGTATCGCCCAACCCACGCGTGGAAGAGGTGATGGAGGGCGCCGAGCTGTATCGCAGCGAGGGTTGCAACGTCATCGTCGCGGTCGGCGGCGGTAGCCCGATGGACTGCGCAAAGGGCATCGGCATCGTCGTTGCCCATGGCCGCAGCATTCTCGAATTCGAAGGCGTGGACACCATTCGCGTGCCCAGCCCGCCACTGATCCTGATCCCGACTACCGCCGGCACCTCAGCCGACGTGTCGCAGTTCGTGATCATCTCTAACCAGCAGGAGCGGATGAAGTTCTCCATCGTCAGCAAGGCCGTGGTGCCGGACGTGTCGCTGATCGATCCGGAAACCACGCTGAGCATGGATCCGTTCCTGTCGGCCTGCACCGGCATCGATGCCATGGTGCATGCCATCGAGGCGTTCGTCTCCACCGGCCATGGCCCGCTGACCGACCCGCACGCGCTGGAAGCCATGCGCCTGATAAACGGCAACCTGGTGCAGATGATCGCTAACCCGGGCGACATTGCCCTGCGCGAGAAGATCATGCTCGGCAGCATGCAGGCCGGCCTGGCCTTCTCCAACGCGATTCTCGGCGCCGTGCATGCCATGAGCCACAGCCTCGGTGGTTTCCTCGACCTGCCACACGGCCTGTGCAACGCCGTGCTGGTCGAGCACGTGGTGGCGTTCAACTACAGCGCGGCGCCGGAGCGTTTCAAGGTCATCGCCGAAACCCTCGGTATCGACTGCCGTGGGCTCAATCACGCGCAGATTCGCCAGCGCCTGGTCGAGCATCTTATCGCCTTCAAGCACGCCATGGGTTTCCGCGAGACGCTTGGCCTGCACGGCGTCAGCACCTCGGACATTCCGTTCCTGTCCAGCCATGCCATGGACGATCCGTGCATCCTCACCAATCCGCGTGAGTCGACCCAGCGTGACGTCGAGGTGGTGTATGGCGAGGCGCTCTGACGAAGCGCTGGCCGGGCTGCTCGGGCTCGGCAGCCAATCGGCGCGCAAGAGCCACTACCCGGAGTTGCTGGCGCGCCTGGAAGAGCTGGAAACCGAGCGCAACCGCTATAAATGGCTGTTCGAGCATGCCGTGCACGGCATCATCCAGGCCAGCCTGCAGGACGGTGTACTGGCGGCCAATCCGGCGATGGCGCGCATGCTCGGCTATGACGATCCGCAGCAGGTACTGTGGTCGCCGGATGATCTGGCCCGGCACCTGTTCGTTGGCGGCTTCGATGAGCTGGAGGTGATTCGCCAGCAGCTGAGCCAGGGACAGGTGCTGCTGGGCTATGAGACACGCCTGCGCCGGCGCGATGGCAGCACTATCGACGTGCTGATGAATTTGCTGCTTAAGCCCGAAGGGGGCGGGGTCTTCGAAGGTTTCGTCGCCGATATCACCGAGCGCAAACAGGCGCAGCAGCGCCTGCAGCAGCTCAATGACGAACTGGAGCGTCGCGTTGCCGCGCGTACCTATGAGCTGCTCGAATCCAACCGCAACCTGCAACGGCAGATCGAGGAGCGCGAGCGTATCGAGTTGGCCCTGCGCGAGGCGCGCGACGCCGCCGAGGCGGCCAACCGCAGCAAGGACAAGTACCTGGCGGCGGCCAGCCACGACCTGCTGCAACCGCTCAATGCCGCGCGCCTGCTGATTTCCACCCTGCGTGAGCGCGAGCTGCCCGGCGCCGAACGGAATCTGGTCGAGCGCAGCCACCTGGCCCTGGAAGGCGCTGAGGATTTGCTGGCGGATC
This region of Pseudomonas wenzhouensis genomic DNA includes:
- a CDS encoding alpha/beta hydrolase family protein; protein product: MQGVTDPDSIWSAEQAAAASADFAELHAAHGGVLWVAFDPLQARCGLFFCRDGIVCQLTPPGFSVRSRVYEYGGGACCATQQGVAFVNERDQQVYRIDIGLDGGAHGAPYLITSQSHCRYGDLSFVPAWQALLAVEESHEGSVVVHRLVRIGLGGKREVLVEGADFYAAPVADPSGQRLGWIEWDRPHQPWVATRLCQRESGERTRVLAGEAGDRSLQQPRFDAQGRLWVLSDQAGWWQPWCVDSEANPQGDPYDHASAPWQLGSRTYLPLENDELLLTRFEQGVGCAVRTNSLNADTVGAHSASYERRLAEDFTRFRSLAADSEYFYCIAAASDRLPAVLAIRRSDDSVRILAGGEQPLAEEQLSRPQPFSCTVGEGEHCHGFFYAPIDRAECPPLVIFLHGGPTSACYPVFDSRIAFWTLRRFAVLDLNYRGSSGYGRDYRLRLAGEWGELEVEDIRAAIDALAGDGRIDAQRVFVRGGSAGGFSALRALAELPQLRGGASLYGVSDPLALRRLTHKFEADYLDWLIGDPEQDAERYRERTPLLQAERIRAPVIFFQGALDAVVVPSQTESMVEALLQRGLPVQYHLFAEERHGFRQATNLAEALRAEHAFYQHLS
- the ercA gene encoding alcohol dehydrogenase-like regulatory protein ErcA — its product is MSHDLNQLRKFVSPEIIFGAGSRHNVGNYAKTFGARKVLIVSDPGVVAAGWAGDVEASLQAQGIAYCLYTRVSPNPRVEEVMEGAELYRSEGCNVIVAVGGGSPMDCAKGIGIVVAHGRSILEFEGVDTIRVPSPPLILIPTTAGTSADVSQFVIISNQQERMKFSIVSKAVVPDVSLIDPETTLSMDPFLSACTGIDAMVHAIEAFVSTGHGPLTDPHALEAMRLINGNLVQMIANPGDIALREKIMLGSMQAGLAFSNAILGAVHAMSHSLGGFLDLPHGLCNAVLVEHVVAFNYSAAPERFKVIAETLGIDCRGLNHAQIRQRLVEHLIAFKHAMGFRETLGLHGVSTSDIPFLSSHAMDDPCILTNPRESTQRDVEVVYGEAL